In Luteimonas sp. MC1750, the following proteins share a genomic window:
- a CDS encoding serine hydrolase domain-containing protein, which translates to MKDAARTPRRLLLGAGLVACLTPMAVGTAAQTELRREASSHVQSPPAQSRAVAADASPLLPPGTKPVPLADGFDVARFEAMAQAVVANQRVPGLAMAIVHKGEVLSARGYGITDVSNAEPVDAHTVFRLASLSKPFAGTVTGLLVAEGSLRWDSHIADFMPALQLARPDAAARLTVADVLSHRVGLGRNTYDRDIERNVDYRSLVQRLANAPMTCDVGDCYSYQNVAFSLVGDVVSAASGQFFSEAVAGRIFKPLGMDDASYGLEGIQASPRWAKPHVRAGGGWRSLMPKPTYYRVAPAAGVNASISDMAQWLIAQSGRRPDVLPAPLLATLQQPLVSTPGEMRSSGWRRQRLGDAGYALGWRVYDYSGHRVVFHAGAVQGYRGLMAMMPEREIGVVVLWNGESSLPTGLLPTILDSAIGLAPQQWLDVDFADVDELLLANAGEDAGAVSISTGPEAAAGSGGGAASDARPE; encoded by the coding sequence ATGAAAGACGCAGCGCGCACGCCTCGTCGCCTCCTCCTCGGCGCCGGCCTGGTCGCATGCCTGACGCCGATGGCGGTGGGCACCGCGGCACAGACGGAACTCCGCCGGGAAGCCTCCAGTCATGTGCAGTCACCTCCGGCGCAGTCCCGCGCGGTGGCGGCGGATGCCTCGCCCCTCCTGCCACCGGGCACGAAGCCGGTCCCGCTGGCCGATGGCTTCGACGTCGCGCGCTTCGAGGCGATGGCCCAGGCGGTGGTCGCCAACCAGCGCGTGCCGGGCCTGGCCATGGCCATCGTGCACAAGGGCGAAGTGCTCAGCGCACGTGGCTACGGCATCACCGACGTCAGCAACGCCGAGCCGGTCGACGCGCATACCGTGTTCCGCCTGGCCTCGCTGTCCAAGCCCTTCGCCGGCACCGTCACCGGCCTGCTGGTGGCGGAAGGCTCGCTGCGCTGGGACAGCCACATCGCCGACTTCATGCCGGCGCTGCAGCTCGCCCGTCCGGATGCGGCGGCACGCCTCACCGTGGCCGACGTGCTCAGCCACCGCGTGGGCCTGGGCCGCAACACCTACGACCGCGACATCGAGCGCAACGTCGACTACCGCAGCCTGGTGCAGCGGCTGGCCAACGCGCCGATGACCTGCGACGTCGGCGACTGCTACAGCTACCAGAACGTCGCCTTCAGCCTGGTGGGCGACGTGGTGTCCGCGGCCTCGGGCCAGTTCTTCAGCGAGGCGGTGGCCGGCCGCATCTTCAAGCCGCTGGGCATGGACGATGCAAGCTACGGCCTCGAAGGCATCCAGGCGAGTCCGCGCTGGGCCAAGCCGCACGTGCGCGCCGGCGGCGGCTGGCGATCGCTGATGCCCAAGCCGACCTATTACCGCGTGGCGCCCGCGGCGGGCGTCAACGCCAGCATCAGCGACATGGCGCAGTGGCTGATCGCGCAGTCGGGCCGTCGTCCCGACGTGCTGCCGGCCCCGCTGCTGGCGACCCTGCAGCAGCCGCTGGTGTCGACCCCCGGCGAGATGCGCAGCTCGGGCTGGCGCCGCCAGCGCCTGGGAGATGCCGGCTATGCGCTCGGCTGGCGCGTCTATGACTATTCCGGACACCGCGTGGTCTTCCACGCCGGCGCGGTGCAGGGCTACCGCGGCCTGATGGCGATGATGCCGGAGCGCGAGATCGGGGTGGTGGTGCTGTGGAACGGCGAGAGCAGCCTGCCGACGGGCCTGCTGCCGACCATCCTCGACAGCGCGATCGGCCTGGCGCCGCAGCAGTGGCTGGACGTGGACTTCGCGGACGTCGACGAGCTGCTGCTCGCCAATGCCGGCGAGGATGCCGGCGCGGTGTCGATATCGACCGGACCCGAGGCTGCCGCCGGCAGCGGCGGCGGCGCGGCGTCGGACGCCCGGCCGGAGTAA
- a CDS encoding LemA family protein — MSSLLILLVFVVVIVVAIGWGVGIYNGLVTARNAFRNAFAQIDVQLQRRFDLIPNLVETAKGYLKHERETLEAVIAARGAAVSGLAAAKASPGDPAAMAELAQSQGVLNGALGRLMMVAEAYPDLKANQNMMQLTEELTSTENRVAFARQAFNDSVMAYNNRREVFPSSIVAGMFNFDAAALLEIPADRAEVREAPKVQF; from the coding sequence ATGTCCAGCCTGCTGATCCTGCTGGTGTTTGTTGTCGTGATCGTGGTCGCGATCGGCTGGGGCGTCGGCATCTACAACGGCCTCGTCACCGCCCGCAACGCGTTCCGCAACGCCTTCGCCCAGATCGACGTGCAGCTGCAGCGCCGCTTCGACCTGATCCCGAACCTGGTCGAGACCGCGAAGGGCTACCTCAAGCACGAGCGTGAAACGCTGGAGGCGGTGATCGCCGCCCGCGGCGCGGCGGTGTCCGGCCTGGCCGCGGCCAAGGCGAGTCCCGGTGATCCGGCGGCGATGGCCGAGCTCGCGCAGTCGCAGGGCGTGCTCAACGGCGCGCTGGGACGCCTGATGATGGTTGCCGAGGCCTATCCGGACCTCAAGGCCAACCAGAACATGATGCAGCTCACCGAGGAACTGACCTCGACCGAGAACCGCGTCGCCTTCGCGCGCCAGGCCTTCAACGACTCGGTGATGGCCTACAACAACCGGCGCGAAGTGTTCCCGTCGAGCATCGTCGCCGGCATGTTCAACTTCGACGCCGCGGCCCTGCTGGAGATCCCGGCCGACCGCGCCGAGGTCCGCGAGGCGCCGAAAGTCCAGTTCTGA
- a CDS encoding M48 family metallopeptidase: MNFFEQQAKARRNSTRLVVLFALAVIGMVLAIDLAVLLVAGANWPLLAVVTLGTLAVIGLGSLYRLATLRGGGDAVALQFGGTPVPQDTGDASLRRLRNVVEEIAIASGVPVPGLYVMEGESAINAFAAGYSPSDAAIAVTRGALDRLNRDELQGVIAHEFSHVANGDMRLNIRLMGVLFGILMISLIGRKVLYLGGSRDRNAAAVMMAALVALVVGSIGMFFGRMIKASVSRSRERLADASAVQFTRQTTGLAGALKKIAGLPDGARLSDRADAEEASHMLFGDGVGFSGLFATHPPILERIQALEPGFRGEQLEGLRRQWSLTPPSGLQEDRMMGLDVHAGRLPAHDARLDVTPPMVAAQVGHPEVDDYQRADAIVHGMPASLRSLAQSREAVVPLVLGLLLDDDAALRGRQLPEITARLGDEVARGAKALHGGDLQALHPMQRLPLAALAFPVLRRRPRPELETLLDTVHAVVHCDGKVSLFEYCLGRLLEVQLRESLDPRRHARFGRRKPGSVREEFATLLAVVAHAGNPGDPAAAQRAYLAGLQRVLPRDHLPYAPPTNGVLALDEVWPALDALEPLAKQLMVEAVTAAASHDGRISVAEAELLRTICGVLHCPLPPDVARIGTAG; this comes from the coding sequence ATGAACTTCTTCGAGCAGCAGGCGAAGGCGCGCCGCAACAGCACCCGCCTGGTGGTGCTGTTCGCGCTGGCGGTGATCGGCATGGTGCTGGCGATCGACCTGGCAGTGCTGCTGGTCGCCGGTGCCAACTGGCCGCTGCTGGCCGTCGTCACCCTGGGCACCCTGGCGGTGATCGGACTGGGCTCGCTCTACCGGCTCGCCACGCTGCGCGGCGGCGGTGACGCGGTCGCCCTGCAGTTCGGCGGCACGCCGGTGCCGCAGGACACCGGCGACGCCTCGCTGCGCCGCCTGCGCAATGTCGTCGAGGAGATCGCGATCGCCTCGGGCGTGCCGGTGCCCGGCCTCTACGTGATGGAAGGCGAATCGGCGATCAACGCCTTCGCCGCCGGCTACTCGCCCAGCGACGCCGCGATCGCGGTCACCCGCGGCGCGCTCGACCGCCTCAACCGCGACGAACTGCAGGGCGTGATCGCCCACGAGTTCAGCCATGTCGCCAACGGCGACATGCGCCTCAACATCCGCCTGATGGGCGTGCTGTTCGGCATCCTCATGATCAGCCTGATCGGCCGCAAGGTGCTGTACCTGGGCGGCAGCCGCGACCGCAATGCGGCGGCGGTGATGATGGCCGCGCTGGTCGCCCTGGTGGTCGGCAGCATCGGCATGTTCTTCGGCCGGATGATCAAGGCCAGCGTCAGCCGCTCGCGCGAGCGGCTGGCCGACGCGTCGGCCGTGCAGTTCACGCGCCAGACCACCGGCCTCGCGGGTGCGCTGAAGAAGATCGCGGGCCTGCCCGACGGCGCGCGCCTGAGCGACCGGGCCGATGCCGAGGAGGCCAGCCACATGCTCTTCGGCGATGGCGTCGGCTTCAGCGGCCTGTTCGCCACCCATCCGCCGATCCTCGAGCGCATCCAGGCGCTGGAGCCCGGGTTCCGCGGCGAACAGCTGGAAGGCCTGCGCCGGCAGTGGTCGCTGACCCCGCCGTCGGGGCTGCAGGAGGACCGGATGATGGGCCTGGACGTGCATGCCGGCCGCCTGCCCGCGCATGACGCCCGGCTGGACGTGACGCCGCCGATGGTGGCCGCGCAGGTGGGCCACCCCGAGGTCGACGACTACCAGCGCGCCGACGCCATCGTGCACGGCATGCCGGCTTCGCTGCGCAGCCTGGCGCAGTCGCGCGAGGCGGTGGTGCCGCTGGTGCTCGGCCTGCTGCTGGACGACGACGCGGCGCTGCGCGGGCGCCAGCTGCCGGAGATCACCGCGCGCCTCGGCGACGAGGTCGCGCGCGGGGCCAAGGCGCTGCATGGCGGCGACCTGCAGGCGCTGCATCCGATGCAGCGCCTGCCGCTGGCCGCGCTCGCGTTCCCGGTGCTGCGCCGGCGCCCGCGTCCCGAACTCGAGACCCTGCTCGACACCGTGCACGCCGTGGTCCACTGCGACGGCAAGGTGTCGCTGTTCGAGTACTGCCTGGGCCGCCTGCTGGAAGTGCAGCTGCGCGAGTCGCTGGATCCGCGGCGGCATGCGCGCTTCGGCCGGCGCAAGCCCGGCAGCGTGCGCGAGGAGTTCGCGACGCTGCTGGCGGTCGTCGCCCATGCCGGCAACCCGGGCGATCCGGCGGCCGCGCAGCGCGCCTACCTCGCCGGCCTGCAGCGCGTGCTTCCGCGCGACCACCTGCCGTATGCACCACCGACCAACGGCGTGCTCGCGCTCGACGAGGTCTGGCCCGCGCTCGACGCGCTCGAGCCGCTGGCCAAGCAGCTGATGGTGGAAGCGGTGACCGCCGCCGCGAGCCACGATGGCCGGATCTCGGTGGCCGAGGCCGAACTGCTGCGCACGATCTGCGGCGTGCTGCACTGTCCGCTGCCGCCCGACGTCGCCCGGATCGGAACCGCCGGATGA
- a CDS encoding MFS transporter yields MSSDPGAVASAGSMGRLRRELAASPPLWWAMLYFFSLLCGYYVLRPVRDAMGASTDAASVFPRGLIALGERMGIEVGDFMLQLLFTATFIVMVLLQPLYGALVSRFPRRVFLPAVYLVFIACLLGFWWAFDSGMAGRGAAFFVWVAVFNLFAVTVFWSFMADVFDNAQAKQVYGYIAAGGTVGALVGPAITRFLVEPVGVANLLLVSAGFLGVCLLCILKLRPWALARERQGGATAGQAMGGSVLAGLRLVWQRPLLRALAILMFFGVGVGTLLYNEQARIVRAAYATPEERAAFYSTLDWAINGLTIAIQLLLTRFLLQRYGIAPLLLLPAFAIMLGFAALSASPLPMLVAIVQIVTRASEFSLAKPARETLYTRVDREQRYKAKAVIDTAVYRGGDLTFVWLHKALAVLGSGMVFLAGLGIALGMTYGAWRVVRAERTLPQDPSAEPAHAPSKPT; encoded by the coding sequence ATGAGCAGCGATCCGGGCGCAGTGGCGTCCGCCGGCAGCATGGGCCGGCTGCGCCGCGAGCTGGCCGCCTCGCCGCCGCTGTGGTGGGCGATGCTGTACTTCTTCAGCCTGCTCTGCGGCTATTACGTGCTGCGCCCGGTGCGCGACGCGATGGGAGCGTCCACGGACGCGGCCTCGGTGTTCCCGCGCGGGCTGATCGCGCTCGGCGAGCGCATGGGCATCGAGGTCGGCGACTTCATGCTGCAGCTGCTGTTCACCGCGACGTTCATCGTGATGGTGCTGCTGCAGCCGCTGTACGGCGCGCTGGTGTCGCGCTTTCCGCGACGCGTGTTCCTGCCGGCGGTCTACCTGGTCTTCATCGCCTGCCTGCTCGGCTTCTGGTGGGCCTTCGACAGCGGGATGGCCGGCCGCGGCGCCGCGTTCTTCGTCTGGGTGGCGGTGTTCAACCTGTTCGCGGTGACGGTGTTCTGGAGCTTCATGGCCGACGTGTTCGACAACGCGCAGGCCAAGCAGGTCTACGGCTACATCGCGGCGGGCGGGACCGTGGGCGCCCTGGTCGGTCCGGCGATCACCCGCTTCCTGGTCGAGCCGGTGGGTGTCGCCAACCTGTTGCTGGTGTCGGCGGGGTTCCTCGGCGTCTGCCTGCTCTGCATCCTGAAGCTGCGGCCGTGGGCGCTGGCACGCGAGCGCCAGGGCGGCGCGACGGCAGGGCAGGCGATGGGCGGATCGGTGCTCGCCGGCCTGCGCCTGGTGTGGCAGCGTCCGCTGCTGCGTGCGCTGGCGATCCTGATGTTCTTCGGCGTCGGGGTGGGCACGCTGCTCTACAACGAGCAGGCGCGGATCGTGCGCGCGGCCTACGCCACGCCCGAGGAGCGCGCGGCGTTCTACTCGACGCTGGACTGGGCGATCAATGGCCTCACCATCGCCATCCAGCTGCTGCTGACGCGCTTCCTGCTGCAGCGCTACGGGATCGCGCCGCTGCTGCTGCTGCCGGCGTTCGCCATCATGCTCGGCTTCGCCGCGCTGTCGGCTTCGCCGCTGCCGATGCTGGTGGCGATCGTGCAGATCGTCACCCGGGCCAGCGAGTTCTCGCTGGCCAAGCCGGCGCGCGAGACGCTCTACACCCGCGTCGATCGCGAGCAGCGCTACAAGGCCAAGGCGGTGATCGACACAGCGGTCTATCGCGGCGGCGACCTCACCTTCGTCTGGCTGCACAAGGCGCTGGCGGTGCTGGGATCGGGCATGGTCTTCCTGGCCGGCCTGGGCATCGCCCTGGGCATGACCTACGGCGCATGGCGCGTGGTCCGCGCCGAGCGCACGCTCCCGCAGGACCCCTCCGCGGAGCCTGCGCATGCACCATCCAAGCCGACGTGA
- a CDS encoding NAD-dependent epimerase/dehydratase family protein, whose amino-acid sequence MHHPSRRELLKAGLAGAVALALPACARGLGVAADTGAGPAAGSAAAARSPGTLDILVLGGTGFLGPHFVAAARAKGHRLTLFNRGRSNPERFAGEAFADIEQLRGDRKSDLSALEGDRRWDVVLDTSAYVPDDVTRSTRLLAPRVAQYLMVSTISVYAKTDRPGQDEDAPLAVLADPTVTEVTGDTYGGLKALCERAAEAELPGRTTIVRPGLIVGPGDTTDRFTWWPARADRGGEILAPGTPDDPTQFIDVRDLADFLLLALEQRHMGIYNADAPAGSITMGRLLATCQEVSRRMNTIHCVRAPCPQPPGHDSTLTWVPADFLEAQGVSPWQDMPAWIPAAGDDAGFGHISTARAHAVGLRTRPLEDTVGDTLAWWRSLPAERRAEPKAGLAPDREAAVLAAWHARR is encoded by the coding sequence ATGCACCATCCAAGCCGACGTGAGCTGCTGAAGGCCGGCCTGGCCGGCGCCGTCGCCCTGGCCCTTCCGGCCTGCGCCCGCGGCCTCGGCGTCGCGGCGGACACGGGCGCTGGACCGGCCGCCGGCAGCGCGGCCGCGGCGCGGAGTCCGGGGACCCTGGACATCCTCGTGCTGGGCGGAACCGGCTTCCTCGGCCCGCACTTCGTCGCCGCGGCGCGGGCAAAGGGCCACAGGCTGACCCTGTTCAACCGCGGCAGGAGCAATCCGGAGCGCTTCGCCGGCGAAGCGTTCGCCGACATCGAGCAACTCCGCGGCGACCGCAAGAGCGACCTGTCGGCGCTGGAAGGCGACCGCCGCTGGGACGTGGTGCTGGACACCTCCGCCTACGTCCCGGACGACGTCACCCGCTCGACCCGCCTGCTGGCGCCTCGCGTCGCGCAGTACCTGATGGTGTCGACGATCTCGGTCTACGCCAAGACCGATCGCCCGGGCCAGGACGAGGACGCGCCGCTCGCAGTCCTTGCCGATCCGACCGTCACCGAAGTCACCGGGGACACCTACGGAGGGCTCAAGGCGCTGTGCGAGCGCGCGGCCGAGGCCGAACTCCCCGGGCGCACCACGATTGTCCGCCCCGGCCTGATCGTCGGCCCCGGCGACACCACCGATCGCTTCACCTGGTGGCCGGCGCGGGCCGACCGGGGCGGCGAAATCCTCGCACCCGGGACGCCGGACGACCCGACCCAGTTCATCGACGTGCGCGATCTCGCGGACTTCCTGCTGCTGGCGCTGGAACAGCGCCACATGGGCATCTACAACGCCGATGCGCCCGCGGGCTCGATCACCATGGGGCGCCTGCTGGCCACCTGCCAGGAGGTCTCGCGGCGGATGAACACCATCCACTGCGTGCGCGCCCCGTGCCCGCAGCCGCCAGGCCACGACTCCACGCTGACGTGGGTGCCGGCGGACTTCCTGGAGGCGCAGGGCGTGTCGCCCTGGCAGGACATGCCGGCGTGGATCCCCGCGGCCGGCGACGACGCCGGATTCGGCCACATCAGCACCGCGCGTGCGCATGCGGTCGGGCTGCGCACGCGCCCCCTCGAGGACACGGTGGGCGACACGCTCGCCTGGTGGCGCTCGCTGCCCGCGGAGCGGCGGGCGGAGCCCAAGGCCGGGCTCGCGCCCGATCGCGAAGCCGCCGTGCTCGCGGCGTGGCACGCGCGGCGCTGA
- a CDS encoding acyl-CoA dehydrogenase yields MSIVVPFLVLVLVGAFAAYHRMRLATWAAITAAALAACWLLGAHRGATIAAIVVAVLVALPLLLPFIRKPLMTAPLLKIFRRILPPLSQTERIALEAGSVGFEGELFSGAPDWNVLMSQPRPQLTAEEQAFLDGPVEQLCLMTDDWDITHVRADLPPEMWQFMKDHRFFGMIIPKEYGGLGFSALAHHKVIQKLASISSVVSSTVGVPNSLGPGELLMHYGTRAQKDHYLPRLADGRDVPCFALTGPFAGSDATSIPDFGIVCKGEWDGGQVLGVRLTFDKRYITLAPVASLIGLAFRMYDPDGLLGDVRDIGITLALVPRDVEGMDVGRRHFPLNSPFQNGPVRGHEVFVPLSQIIGEENGFGEGWRMLSECLSIGRSITLPSTASGGAKSGAVTTGAYARIRKQFGLSIGRFEGVEEALARIGGKAYAISALSQATAAAVDRGDVPAVPSAIAKYHCTEMGREVAKDVMDVIGGKGIILGPRNFAGRAWQASPIAITVEGANIMTRSLLIFGQGAILCHPWVMKEMKAAQDPDERAGVEAFDRALFGHVGYAISNAVRSVWFGITGSRFGRAPGDDYTRRYFRRLNRHSANLALMADVSMLMLGGKLKFKESLSGRLGDVLSHLYMTSAMLKRHHDEGAPVADQPLLAWAYHDSIHKIETALSAALRNFPIRPVGWLMWMLIFPLGRRAVAPGDRLGHRVAALLMTPNEGRDRLASGVFTTPCANNPAGRINSYLAAAIAAEPVERKFLKALKNKGIEALDFASQLDEGVREGWISAEERTQLEDLRAMTLDTISVDDFEPHELRAATYYDGQRPDGTREAA; encoded by the coding sequence ATGAGTATCGTCGTCCCCTTCCTCGTCCTGGTACTGGTCGGCGCCTTCGCCGCCTACCACCGCATGCGCCTGGCCACCTGGGCCGCGATCACCGCCGCCGCCCTCGCCGCGTGCTGGCTGCTGGGCGCGCACCGCGGCGCCACCATCGCGGCCATCGTGGTCGCCGTCCTGGTCGCCCTTCCGCTGCTGCTGCCCTTCATCCGCAAGCCGCTGATGACCGCGCCGCTGCTGAAGATCTTCCGGCGGATCCTGCCGCCGCTGTCGCAGACCGAACGCATCGCGCTGGAGGCCGGCTCGGTCGGCTTCGAGGGCGAACTGTTCTCGGGCGCGCCGGACTGGAACGTGCTGATGTCGCAGCCCAGGCCGCAGCTCACCGCCGAGGAACAGGCCTTCCTCGACGGCCCGGTCGAGCAGCTCTGCCTGATGACCGACGACTGGGACATCACCCACGTGCGCGCCGACCTGCCGCCGGAGATGTGGCAGTTCATGAAGGACCACCGCTTCTTCGGGATGATCATCCCCAAGGAGTACGGCGGCCTGGGCTTCAGCGCGCTGGCGCACCACAAGGTGATCCAGAAGCTGGCCTCGATCTCGAGCGTCGTCAGTTCGACGGTGGGCGTGCCCAACTCGCTCGGACCGGGCGAGCTGCTGATGCACTACGGCACCCGGGCGCAGAAGGACCATTACCTGCCGCGCCTGGCCGACGGCCGCGACGTGCCCTGCTTCGCCCTGACCGGTCCCTTCGCGGGCTCCGATGCCACCTCCATCCCCGACTTCGGCATCGTCTGCAAGGGCGAATGGGACGGCGGCCAGGTGCTGGGCGTCAGGCTCACTTTCGACAAGCGCTACATCACCCTGGCACCGGTGGCGTCGCTGATCGGCCTGGCCTTCCGCATGTACGACCCGGATGGCCTGCTGGGCGACGTGCGCGACATCGGCATCACCCTGGCGCTGGTGCCGCGCGACGTCGAGGGCATGGACGTCGGCCGCCGCCACTTCCCGCTCAACTCGCCGTTCCAGAACGGTCCCGTCCGCGGACATGAGGTGTTCGTGCCGCTGAGCCAGATCATCGGCGAGGAGAACGGCTTCGGCGAAGGCTGGCGCATGCTCAGCGAGTGCCTGTCGATCGGCCGCTCGATCACCCTGCCCTCCACCGCCAGCGGCGGCGCCAAGTCCGGCGCGGTCACCACCGGTGCCTACGCGCGCATCCGCAAGCAGTTCGGCCTGTCGATCGGCCGCTTCGAGGGCGTGGAAGAGGCGCTGGCGCGCATCGGCGGCAAGGCCTACGCGATCAGCGCGCTGTCGCAGGCCACCGCCGCCGCGGTCGATCGCGGCGACGTGCCGGCGGTGCCCTCGGCGATCGCCAAGTACCACTGCACCGAGATGGGCCGCGAGGTCGCCAAGGACGTCATGGACGTCATCGGAGGCAAGGGCATCATCCTCGGCCCGCGCAATTTCGCCGGCCGTGCCTGGCAGGCCTCGCCGATCGCGATCACGGTCGAGGGCGCCAACATCATGACCCGCAGCCTGCTGATCTTTGGCCAGGGCGCGATCCTCTGCCATCCGTGGGTGATGAAGGAGATGAAGGCGGCGCAGGATCCGGATGAGCGCGCAGGCGTGGAAGCGTTCGACCGCGCGCTGTTCGGCCACGTCGGCTATGCGATCTCCAACGCCGTGCGCTCGGTGTGGTTCGGGATCACCGGCTCGCGCTTCGGCCGCGCGCCCGGCGACGACTACACCCGCCGCTACTTCCGCCGCCTCAACCGCCACTCCGCCAACCTGGCGCTGATGGCCGACGTTTCGATGCTGATGCTGGGCGGCAAGCTGAAGTTCAAGGAGTCGCTGTCGGGCCGCCTGGGCGACGTGCTGAGCCACCTGTACATGACCAGCGCGATGCTCAAGCGCCACCACGACGAAGGCGCGCCGGTCGCCGACCAGCCGCTGCTGGCCTGGGCCTACCACGACAGCATCCACAAGATCGAAACCGCGCTGTCGGCCGCGCTGCGCAACTTCCCGATCCGTCCGGTGGGCTGGCTGATGTGGATGCTGATCTTCCCGCTCGGCCGCCGCGCCGTGGCCCCGGGCGACCGCCTCGGCCACCGCGTCGCCGCGCTGCTGATGACCCCGAACGAAGGCCGCGACCGCCTCGCCTCCGGCGTGTTCACCACGCCGTGCGCGAACAACCCGGCCGGCCGCATCAACAGCTACCTGGCCGCGGCCATCGCGGCCGAGCCGGTCGAGCGCAAGTTCCTGAAGGCGCTGAAGAACAAGGGCATCGAGGCGCTGGACTTCGCCAGCCAGCTCGACGAGGGCGTGCGCGAGGGCTGGATCTCGGCGGAGGAGCGCACGCAGCTGGAGGACCTGCGCGCGATGACGCTCGACACCATCAGCGTCGACGACTTCGAGCCGCACGAACTGCGCGCGGCGACGTACTACGATGGCCAGCGACCCGACGGGACGCGCGAAGCGGCCTGA
- a CDS encoding TetR/AcrR family transcriptional regulator, which produces MKTTAAKGERSRLSAGDWAEAALDLIAEQGVSALAVEPLARRLGVTKGSFYWHFPSRDALLQAALERWEAYEEQDVFGKLEAVPDPRDRLRALFQMVAREFKSHIVYSALLKAPDHPAVQPVIGRVSQRRLDYLTASFRQAGLGRTEARHRARLTYAAYVGFLQLNLQLHQARMPQEEFDEYVSHMERTLVPG; this is translated from the coding sequence ATGAAGACCACCGCCGCCAAGGGTGAACGCAGCCGGCTCAGCGCCGGGGACTGGGCCGAGGCCGCGCTGGACCTCATCGCCGAGCAGGGGGTCTCCGCGCTCGCGGTGGAACCGCTGGCGCGCCGGCTGGGCGTGACCAAGGGCAGCTTCTACTGGCACTTCCCGTCGCGCGACGCGCTGCTGCAGGCGGCGCTTGAACGCTGGGAGGCCTACGAGGAGCAGGATGTCTTCGGAAAGCTCGAAGCCGTCCCGGACCCGCGCGACCGCCTGCGCGCGCTGTTCCAGATGGTGGCGCGCGAGTTCAAGTCGCACATCGTGTACAGCGCGCTGCTGAAGGCGCCCGACCATCCGGCGGTCCAGCCGGTGATCGGCCGCGTGTCGCAGCGCCGCCTGGACTACCTCACGGCGTCCTTCCGCCAGGCCGGGCTTGGGCGGACCGAGGCGCGCCATCGCGCGCGGCTGACCTACGCCGCCTATGTCGGCTTCCTCCAGCTCAACCTGCAGCTGCACCAGGCGCGCATGCCGCAGGAGGAGTTCGACGAGTACGTGTCGCACATGGAGCGCACGCTCGTCCCCGGTTGA